A window of Erpetoichthys calabaricus chromosome 12, fErpCal1.3, whole genome shotgun sequence contains these coding sequences:
- the LOC114642886 gene encoding LOW QUALITY PROTEIN: interferon-induced very large GTPase 1-like (The sequence of the model RefSeq protein was modified relative to this genomic sequence to represent the inferred CDS: inserted 3 bases in 2 codons; deleted 1 base in 1 codon; substituted 1 base at 1 genomic stop codon): protein MSEHTEYEQETEGLQKHLKEFGLDPAYWLPKLKEELGIVFVQALSYVGKEDYEELLPHCKANWEKRALKNMFKLKHYPYQKTNACTNIQNFETELKANFTRYPLIKRKINEYSALTHSPFIGVIERLGLKRFYPKKLTMSDILVIDKFSLHNSQPSIEQELPFCFLQKLLIVDYRAREITIETTEKQSKSSLSNLQMTRVMNVDDFLDEDCSIQGDDIATEDPTSLHFMDVQMAVYHCVDMTVWQYITSKLSFCQFALPLLVPNPFDNHIEFPLWSFQLLKKSWKNLIKXESGLKGRNKNVCKTPAPVVSFLRLGPCSSSKSQLLNGLLNKGKHNTFYHRDCKGAREKSLFMDGVVEISWYCPASKEDDQFNECIAFMNLRGNPKEHDKQCEFLFEVSSVNVAVFKDSHAKDSKGKEILHKLLKSPIPLICLLDDKEKVSKVSNETKVKIPLLNRNHADLLQELTASIQHLLVKSQCSLNIQQCADVAKKLGVNVDEDDKQCKEAKAAAESLVKPFKGQPLCSVKEKFFPLQGDLWQNWCKKNKELTRLQVKENRSLEQQRSDIENEKKKLRKEQCRRADPLNMVMKCFIENLNPKSLKSKRLFLNWLASAFDELTFDKRFKIEQELSLMWSQMEELKEKGEKTDAVKQEFEEKSAILMASSFGVEHVLRELGQMYGAVLTQHEKKEKVMSLPELAADLIIAGYPIELMDGDVSHVPVTWVSAVLEQVIEKLGDKKIFVLSVLGIQSTGKSTLLNAMFGLQFATSAARCTRGAFMQLIKIKQDLLDLNFDYLLVVDTEKLRALELGDKGTLKHDNELATFVIGIANLTLINIFGENPSDMQDILEIVVQAFLRMKKVKLSPSCCFVHQNVGEITAGEANMVGRRRLEERLDFMTWIAEKQEVCDVTRFLDVIRFDINRHIYYFSHLWEGNPPMAPPNPNYSENVQKLKQMLLSEEMKEGILKISEFKTRVKDLWSALLDDDFVFSFKNTLEVAAYRRLEEEYGKWSWELNXDMLKTENELHNSIENKKIXKEKRNYETLAQEMEEYFAKDKDKDLMVQWKERTRLNFKDLKTDLVKADERILNEFMKMKEGVRNLEEQKGKYEEELMKMSQELALELKGKHLQDQELENKFEKMWTEWVTRVKVEMPPPIEPHIEMDVEKVLNEKYDMKIIRSSKNTKSYKKLKEIKLNDFSVYINIKLQYKIVNAVMYVSPFKNDDQDQQCMSDLTSRIKQDIYGYIKEKEEVRVNYIQCYIHEIVMKIEDHVKLFDCNGGRFDIKNEYPADMALLLCEEAVIPRFKEMHCIFQKANNPLAYLDNKKEEYLKCFKLFSTGATATTVLAFIVAEKLKLAIREEVYKRSLITITDQIKYNDPALNGNRSNLENHILLALVKERNFNKFMQYIRSPEEHFAEFIKT from the exons aTGTCAGAACATACTGAATATGAGCAGGAGACAGAAGGCCTTCAGAAGCATTTAAAAGAATTTGGACTTGACCCTGCTTATTGGCTTCCGAAGTTAAAAGAAGAGTTGGGCATTGTCTTTGTTCAAGCTTTGTCATATGTGGGAAAAGAAGACTATGAGGAACTTTTACCGCACTGCAAAGCAAATTGGGAGAAAAGAGCACTGAAGAATATGTTTAAATTGAAACATTACCCCTATCAAAAGACTAACGCATGTACAAATATCCAaaattttgaaacagaattaaAAGCAAATTTTACAAGATATCCCcttataaagagaaaaataaatgaatattctgCACTCACTCATTCACCCTTCATTGGTGTCATAGAAAGACTGGGGCTCAAACGTTTTTACCCCAAGAAACTGACAATGTCTGACATCCTGGTGATTGACAAGTTCTCCTTACACAACTCTCAGCCATCCATAGAGCAGGAgcttcctttttgttttcttcaaaaacTTCTCATCGTTGACTACAGAGCAAGAGAAATCACAAttgaaacaacagaaaaacagTCAAAATCCTCTCTAAGCAACCTTCAGATGACAAGAGTAATGAACGTGGATGATTTCTTGGATGAAGACTGCAGTATTCAAGGTGATGATATTGCCACTGAAGATCCAACAAGCCTTCACTTCATGGATGTCCAGATGGCCGTCTATCACTGTGTTGACATGACCGTCTGGCAGTATATCACATCCAAGTTGTCATTTTGTCAGTTTGCTCTTCCTCTCTTGGTTCCAAACCCTTTTGACAATCACATTGAATTTCCTTTATGGTCGTTTCAACTGCTCAAGAAAAGCTGGAAGAACTTAATTAAATAAGAAAGTGGATtgaaaggaagaaataaaaatgtgtgtaagACTCCTGCGCCAGTTGTTTCATTTCTACGTTTAGGTCCCTGCTCTTCCTCCAAGTCACAGCTCTTAAATGGCTTACTGAACAAAGGTAAGCACAACACTTTTTACCATCGGGATTGTAAGGGTGCAAGAGAGAAGAGTCTGTTCATGGATGGTGTTGTGGAGATTTCATGGTATTGTCCGGCAAGTAAAGAGGACGATCAGTTCAATGAGTGCATTGCATTTATGAATCTGCGTGGAAACCCAAAAGAACATGACAAACAATGTGAATTTCTGTTTGAAGTTTCATCTGTAAATGTTGCAGTTTTCAAAGATTCTCATGCAAAGGATAGTAAAGGAAAAGAAATTTTACACAAACTGTTGAAATCACCAATTCCACTGATCTGTCTGCTTGATGATAAAGAAAAAGTATCAAAAGTGAGTAATGAGACTAAAGTGAAGATACCACTTCTAAACAGAAACCATGCTGATCTTCTCCAAGAATTGACAGCTTCCATACAACATCTCCTCGTCAAGTCACAGTGCTCTTTGAATATCCAGCAGTGTGCTGATGTCGCCAAGAAACTTGGTGTTAATGTGGATGAAGACGATAAACAATGCAAAGAAGCCAAGGCTGCAGCAGAGAGCCTGGTGAAGCCATTCAAAGGTCAACCCCTATGCTCAGTTAAAGAGAAGTTCTTCCCTCTACAAGGAGATCTGTGGCAGAACTGgtgtaagaaaaataaagagctCACCCGTCTACAAGTGAAGGAAAACCGAAGCCTTGAGCAGCAGAGAAGtgacattgaaaatgaaaaaaagaaactaagAAAAGAACAGTGTAGGAGAGCTGATCCTCTAAATATGGTAATGAAGTGCTTTATTGAAAATCTGAATCCAAAGTCATTAAAAAGTAAGAGACTCTTTCTTAATTGGCTAGCGAGTGCTTTTGATGAGTTAACATTTGATAAACGTTTTAAAATAGAACAAGAGCTCTCTTTGATGTGGTCACAAATGGAGGAACTAAAAGAAAAAGGTGAAAAGACAGATGCAGTAAAACAAGAATTTGAGGAGAAATCAGCAATACTCATGGCTTCATCCTTTGGCGTAGAACATGTGCTTAGAGAACTTGGTCAGATGTATGGGGCAGTATTAACACAAcatgagaagaaagaaaaagttatGTCTCTACCAGAACTTGCTGCTGACCTCATAATCGCTGGATATCCCATTGAGCTAATGGATGGAGATGTGTCTCACGTTCCTGTGACCTGGGTGAGTGCTGTCCTTGAACAAGTTATTGAGAAGCTGGGTGACAAAAAGATTTTTGTCCTTTCAGTTTTGGGAATTCAAAGCACTGGGAAGTCCACTTTATTGAACGCCATGTTTGGTCTTCAGTTTGCCACAAGTGCAGCC AGATGCACCCGAGGAGCCTTCATGCAGCTGATTAAAATCAAACAGGACCTGCTGGATCTCAACTTTGACTACTTGCTGGTGGTCGACACTGAGAAACTTCGGGCTTTAGAGCTTGGAGACAAAGGCACACTGAAACATGACAATGAGCTTGCAACGTTTGTGATTGGAATTGCTAATCTGACTCTAATCAATATATTTGGGGAGAATCCATCTGACATGCAGGACATTCTTGAAATTGTCGTTCAGGCCTTTCTGAGGATGAAGAAAGTAAAACTGTCACCAAGCTGCTGTTTTGTTCATCAAAATGTTGGTGAAATAACAGCAGGAGAAGCAAATATGGTAGGAAGAAGACGGCTGGAAGAGAGACTGGACTTCATGACTTGGATAGCAGAAAAGCAAGAGGTGTGTGATGTCACTCGCTTTTTAGATGTCATCAGGTTTGACATcaacagacacatttattatttcaGTCACCTTTGGGAGGGAAATCCACCAATGGCCCCTCCAAATCCGAACTATAGTGAAAATGTTCAGAAACTGAAACAAATGCTGCTTTCTGAGGAAATGAAAGAAGGGATCTTAAAGATTTCAGAATTTAAAACCCGTGTGAAAGATCTCTGGTCTGCTCTCTTGGATGATGACTTTGTCTTCAGCTTTAAGAACACACTGGAGGTAGCAGCATACAGACGGCTGGAAGAAGAGTATGGGAAATGGAGCTGGGAGCTGAA AGACATGTTAAAGACTGAAAATGAATTGCACAAcagcattgaaaataaaaaaa aaaaagaaaagaggaattaTGAGACACTTGCACAAGAAATGGAGGAGTATTTTGCTAAGGATAAAGACAAAGACTTGATGGTTCAGTGGAAAGAAAGGACTCGACTAAACTTTAAGGACCTGAAAACAGACCTGGTGAAAGCAGATGAAAGAATATTGAATGAGTTCATGAAAATGAAAGAGGGTGTCAGAAATCTAGAAGAGCAGAAAGGGAAATATGAAGAAGAGCTGATGAAAATGAGCCAGGAGTTGGCACTGGAACTAAAAGGTAAACACTTGCAGGATCAAGAACTTGAAAACAAATTTGAGAAAATGTGGACGGAGTGGGTGACTCGAGTGAAAGTGGAGATGCCTCCTCCAATAGAGCCACACATAGAGATGGATGTGGAAAAAGTTCTTAATGAGAAATATGACATGAAAATCATTCGCTccagcaaaaacacaaaatcatacaaaaagttaaaagaaattaaattaaatgatttttctgtttatataaatataaaactacaATACAAGATTGTAAATGCTGTCATgtatgtatcaccatttaagaatgATGATCAGGATCAGCAGTGCATGAGTGACCTCACTAGCAGAATAAAACAAGACATTTATGGTTACATTAAAGAGAAAGAGGAGGTCAGAGTCAATTACATTCAATGTTACATTCATGAAATTGTGATGAAAATTGAGGATCACGTCAAACTTTTTGACTGTAATGGAGGGAGATTTGACATCAAAAATGAATATCCTGCTGACATGGCTTTGTTATTATGTGAAGAGGCAGTGATACCGAGATTTAAGGAGATGCACTGCATATTTCAGAAAGCTAATAATCCCTTAGCATATCTTGACAACAAGAAGGAGGAGTACTTGAAATGCTTTAAGTTGTTCAGCACAGGAGCGACTGCCACAACTGTGCTTGCATTCATTGTTGCTGAAAAACTGAAATTAGCCATCCGGGAGGAGGTTTATAAAAGAAGCCTTATCACGATCACTgaccaaataaaatataatgaccCAGCTCTGAATGGAAACCGATCCAATCTGGAGAATCACATCTTATTGGCTCTAGTGAAAGAGCGAAACTTTAACAAGTTTATGCAGTACATACGGTCTCCAGAAGAGCATTTTGCTGAGTTCATTAAGACATGA